A region from the Brachyspira hampsonii genome encodes:
- a CDS encoding DUF4132 domain-containing protein, producing MNKFSSSLIWNLYDKDNLFLTTFRYSNDGSYSNYEDEEINIDENSFISLASLIEMEEDTINKWKKQLEDYELTQPIQQLSIIKLDKNNLENEINKLQNIEISYGTFKAFGSRYSMNPSYLEYGTVESYNLKLDNNDYFEIKINANNDIDYKDKVKINIQFSNENNQKVSERFIYTLLALIIWDFRLYK from the coding sequence ATGAATAAATTTTCTTCTTCACTTATTTGGAATTTGTATGATAAAGATAATCTGTTTTTAACAACATTTAGATACTCTAATGACGGAAGCTATTCAAACTACGAAGATGAAGAAATAAATATTGATGAAAATAGTTTTATAAGTTTGGCAAGCCTCATAGAAATGGAAGAAGATACTATAAATAAATGGAAAAAACAATTAGAAGATTATGAATTAACCCAACCTATACAGCAATTAAGTATAATAAAATTAGATAAAAATAATTTAGAAAATGAAATAAATAAATTACAGAACATAGAAATATCTTACGGTACTTTTAAGGCTTTTGGTTCTAGATATTCAATGAATCCTAGTTATTTAGAATATGGTACAGTTGAAAGTTATAATTTAAAACTAGACAATAACGATTATTTTGAAATAAAAATAAATGCCAATAATGATATTGATTATAAAGATAAAGTTAAAATAAATATACAATTCTCTAATGAAAATAATCAAAAAGTATCAGAAAGATTTATTTATACTTTACTAGCTCTTATAATATGGGATTTTAGATTATATAAATAA
- a CDS encoding ankyrin repeat domain-containing protein gives MKKIIILLFIVFNFAFSQNDELMESIKNNDIDKVKILLREGINLDLYNVNYGMSPLMYAAQLGNNEIVQELLDFGAKDFDFAFYVACAEGYWDIAENIMKSGASNYNIALSYAAIGGQLDIAEKLIDLGAKDLNTALVSACEGNHLEVVKYLIDKGANVNTRAYIEVYRNYKGAERKSPLTAATNIDIIKELVNAGASNLNEAIIYNSQVISTNFDSTHSTEILNEYINLGADVNSSSTNDGKTLLMYLIEKRQLDFELIKKVIELGADVNARDRNGNTVLIRAVMYEYEAPVQDSNLNKKIYRTIGTPINIIEELLKAGASPTDRNSYGNTAYRLAAKNKRDDIIKLFDEYLKR, from the coding sequence ATGAAAAAAATAATTATTCTATTATTTATAGTATTTAATTTTGCATTTTCTCAGAATGATGAGTTAATGGAATCTATAAAAAATAATGATATAGATAAAGTAAAAATATTATTAAGAGAAGGCATTAACTTGGATTTATACAATGTAAATTATGGTATGAGTCCTTTAATGTATGCAGCTCAGCTTGGTAATAATGAAATAGTTCAGGAATTATTGGATTTCGGTGCTAAAGATTTTGATTTTGCTTTTTATGTTGCATGTGCCGAAGGTTATTGGGACATAGCAGAAAATATAATGAAGTCTGGGGCTAGTAATTATAATATTGCATTATCTTATGCGGCTATTGGTGGACAATTAGATATAGCAGAGAAACTTATTGATTTAGGTGCTAAGGATCTTAATACTGCCTTAGTGTCTGCATGCGAAGGCAATCATTTAGAGGTTGTAAAATATTTAATAGATAAAGGTGCTAATGTTAATACAAGAGCATATATAGAAGTATACAGAAATTATAAAGGTGCTGAGAGAAAATCACCTTTAACTGCGGCAACTAATATTGATATAATAAAAGAATTAGTAAATGCTGGGGCAAGTAATTTGAACGAGGCTATTATATATAATTCTCAAGTGATATCTACGAATTTTGACAGCACTCATTCTACGGAAATATTAAATGAATATATAAATTTAGGTGCTGATGTAAATTCTTCAAGTACAAATGACGGAAAAACACTTCTTATGTATTTGATAGAAAAAAGGCAGTTAGATTTTGAATTAATAAAAAAAGTGATAGAACTTGGTGCTGATGTTAATGCACGCGATAGAAATGGAAATACTGTTTTAATAAGAGCGGTAATGTATGAATATGAAGCTCCTGTTCAGGATAGTAATTTAAATAAAAAAATATACAGAACTATAGGAACACCTATAAATATAATAGAAGAACTTTTAAAAGCAGGGGCTAGTCCTACTGATAGAAATAGCTATGGAAATACTGCATACAGATTGGCAGCAAAAAATAAAAGAGATGATATAATAAAACTTTTTGATGAATATTTAAAAAGATAA
- a CDS encoding TspO/MBR family protein, with amino-acid sequence MNKRFIITLIISVVICLLIGALGGLSVKADNFVWYDSLDKSPLNPPNILFPIAWSILYVLLAISVSIIINKKPTDKKAVIIFIVQLILNSLWTFIFFGLKQPLFGLIEIMILDVMIIITIIKFKSISKAASYLLVPYLAWCLFASYLTFYIVTYN; translated from the coding sequence ATGAATAAAAGATTTATTATCACTTTAATAATTTCAGTAGTTATATGTTTATTAATAGGTGCTTTAGGAGGACTCAGTGTAAAAGCTGATAATTTTGTTTGGTATGATTCCCTTGATAAATCACCATTAAATCCGCCAAATATATTATTTCCAATAGCTTGGAGTATTCTTTATGTACTGCTTGCAATATCAGTTTCTATTATAATCAATAAAAAACCTACAGACAAAAAAGCTGTTATAATTTTTATAGTACAATTAATATTAAATTCCCTTTGGACTTTTATATTCTTCGGATTAAAACAGCCTTTATTCGGTCTTATAGAAATAATGATTTTAGATGTTATGATAATAATAACTATAATAAAATTTAAATCTATTTCAAAAGCAGCTTCTTATCTTCTTGTACCATATTTGGCATGGTGCTTATTTGCAAGCTATTTAACATTTTATATAGTAACATATAATTAA
- a CDS encoding glycoside hydrolase family 2 protein, producing the protein MREIINFNTDWKFFKEWSDNIKSDNKLKGENITLPHTVAEIPLHYFDESDTWLVSGYQNIFKYDKAKLKDKRILINFEGAMAAAEVFVNEKSFGEHKGGYLPFVYDITDELKDGENLIAVKLDSTEREDIPPFGNEIDYLCYGGIYREVQIIIADNISIENVMLTGLANQNITGKIRIRNSKKESIKETISINLYNREYHICEIKKEITLKKGELFTDITIDEHIDSDRIELWDIDNPRLYKLEVSIASNEDNFSVKIGFRDAKFTENGFFLNDKRIKLRGLNRHQSFPYVGYAMPERIQKKDADILKFDLGLNIVRSSHYPASRHFLDRCDEIGLMVFEEIPGWQHIGDKKWQKASVENVKYMIERDYHHPSIIIWGVRINESQDNHSFYKETNKTAHELDKTRQTGGVRYLVGSELLEDVYTMNDFNYDGTSDPLRAQKFVTKLDKNVPYMITEYNGHMFPTKMQDCEERLIEHTKRHFEIINAVAIDNHISGSTGWCAFDYHTHYNFGSGDRICYHGVYDMFRNPKLAASVYSSQTNKRNKIVLEPITIYTRGERSIGGISPLMVATNCDYVEIYFKDVLIAKEYPATGRYQGLNHAPVIIKMDINIPGVSDMGWTDMKLIGYIDGKPAIEKNYLNNPTFKSLYVKADDNEINSVSEGSSWDSTRITVKAVDAIGNRLPYINEAITIEVKGAGELIGNDNPVLEGGYYSFWVKSNKNKGSIKITVKNKRVKEETIEIKVK; encoded by the coding sequence ATGAGAGAAATAATCAATTTTAATACCGATTGGAAGTTTTTTAAAGAATGGAGCGATAATATAAAAAGCGATAATAAATTAAAAGGCGAAAATATCACATTACCGCATACAGTAGCAGAAATACCATTACATTATTTTGATGAATCAGATACTTGGCTTGTTTCAGGATATCAAAACATTTTTAAATATGACAAAGCAAAGTTAAAAGACAAAAGAATATTGATTAATTTTGAAGGTGCTATGGCTGCTGCTGAAGTATTTGTCAATGAAAAAAGTTTTGGAGAGCATAAAGGCGGATATTTACCTTTTGTATATGATATCACAGATGAATTAAAAGACGGAGAAAATCTCATAGCTGTAAAACTAGATAGTACAGAAAGAGAAGATATCCCGCCTTTCGGAAATGAAATAGATTATTTATGCTATGGCGGAATATATAGAGAGGTACAAATTATTATTGCTGATAATATATCAATAGAAAATGTTATGCTTACAGGACTTGCTAATCAAAATATAACAGGAAAGATAAGAATAAGAAACAGCAAAAAAGAAAGCATTAAAGAAACAATTTCTATTAACTTATATAACAGAGAATATCATATATGCGAGATAAAAAAAGAAATAACTTTAAAAAAAGGCGAATTGTTTACAGATATAACAATAGATGAACATATAGACTCTGACAGAATAGAATTATGGGATATAGATAATCCAAGACTTTATAAATTGGAAGTATCTATTGCCAGCAATGAAGATAACTTTTCTGTAAAAATAGGATTCAGAGATGCTAAATTTACTGAGAACGGATTTTTCTTAAATGATAAAAGAATAAAATTGAGAGGGTTAAACAGACATCAAAGTTTTCCTTATGTTGGTTATGCTATGCCTGAAAGAATACAAAAGAAAGATGCCGATATATTAAAATTCGACTTAGGACTTAATATAGTTCGTTCTTCACACTACCCTGCTTCAAGACATTTCTTAGACAGATGCGATGAGATAGGATTAATGGTATTTGAAGAAATTCCGGGTTGGCAGCATATAGGCGATAAAAAATGGCAGAAAGCTTCTGTAGAAAATGTTAAATATATGATAGAAAGAGATTATCATCATCCTTCCATTATAATATGGGGCGTAAGAATCAATGAAAGTCAGGATAATCATAGCTTTTACAAAGAAACTAATAAAACAGCCCATGAACTTGATAAAACAAGACAAACAGGCGGAGTAAGATATTTAGTGGGCAGCGAACTTTTAGAAGATGTATACACAATGAATGATTTTAATTATGACGGTACTTCTGATCCTCTAAGAGCACAAAAATTTGTAACTAAATTAGATAAAAATGTTCCGTATATGATAACAGAATATAACGGACATATGTTCCCTACAAAAATGCAGGACTGTGAAGAAAGATTAATAGAACATACTAAAAGACACTTTGAAATAATTAATGCCGTTGCTATAGATAATCATATTTCAGGTTCTACAGGCTGGTGTGCCTTTGATTATCATACTCACTATAATTTCGGTTCAGGCGACAGAATATGTTATCATGGCGTTTATGATATGTTTAGAAATCCAAAATTGGCTGCATCAGTATATTCATCACAAACAAACAAAAGAAATAAAATTGTATTAGAACCTATCACTATATATACAAGAGGAGAAAGATCTATAGGCGGAATATCTCCTTTAATGGTTGCTACAAATTGTGATTATGTAGAAATTTATTTTAAAGATGTCTTAATAGCCAAAGAATATCCTGCTACAGGAAGATATCAGGGATTAAATCATGCTCCTGTTATAATAAAAATGGATATAAATATACCCGGAGTAAGCGATATGGGTTGGACAGATATGAAATTAATAGGTTATATAGACGGAAAACCTGCTATAGAAAAAAATTATTTGAATAACCCTACTTTCAAAAGTTTGTATGTAAAAGCAGATGACAATGAAATTAATTCTGTAAGCGAAGGATCTTCTTGGGATTCAACAAGAATAACTGTAAAAGCTGTTGATGCTATTGGAAACAGACTTCCATATATTAATGAAGCTATTACTATAGAAGTAAAAGGAGCAGGAGAATTAATAGGAAATGATAATCCTGTACTTGAAGGCGGTTATTATTCTTTCTGGGTTAAATCAAATAAAAATAAAGGAAGTATAAAAATTACAGTAAAAAATAAAAGAGTAAAAGAAGAAACTATAGAGATAAAAGTAAAATAA
- a CDS encoding MarR family winged helix-turn-helix transcriptional regulator, whose amino-acid sequence MKNEDIKKHIETIYDFWYTSNRFYYLWAKQYGITDLALFTLLIIYNSKECVQNSITEKLSVPKQTVCSILDNFEKKGYIKKKVNPKDKRNRLISLTKKGNTFAEPILKELEKLDIAMLKCLTEDEIKNYVESQKKLITFMNNYFDN is encoded by the coding sequence ATGAAAAATGAAGATATAAAAAAACATATAGAAACAATATATGATTTTTGGTATACATCAAATAGATTTTATTATTTATGGGCTAAACAATATGGAATAACAGATTTAGCTTTATTCACATTATTGATAATTTACAACAGCAAAGAATGCGTACAGAACTCCATTACAGAAAAATTGTCTGTGCCAAAACAAACTGTTTGTTCTATACTAGATAACTTTGAAAAAAAAGGATATATTAAGAAAAAAGTTAATCCTAAAGATAAAAGAAATAGACTTATTAGTTTAACAAAAAAGGGAAATACATTTGCCGAGCCTATATTAAAAGAGTTGGAAAAATTGGATATAGCAATGCTTAAATGTCTTACGGAAGATGAGATAAAAAATTATGTTGAATCTCAAAAGAAACTTATAACATTTATGAATAATTATTTTGATAATTAA
- a CDS encoding YkgJ family cysteine cluster protein, with protein sequence MKVIPSDSLLKNRKEKVSEKLCADCNSLCCHDLVMEISPPKNESELNTLKWYLHFRHSFIFIYENTWYHMIRSECRYLDKKTYLCKNYENRNEICSKHSPPKCERYEEWYDVIFDDQYELEKYVYENKIIKKKSSGTKKKAAKKTKK encoded by the coding sequence TTGAAAGTTATACCATCAGATAGTTTATTAAAAAATAGAAAAGAAAAAGTAAGTGAAAAATTATGTGCAGACTGCAATTCATTATGCTGTCATGATTTGGTTATGGAAATATCTCCTCCTAAAAATGAAAGCGAACTTAATACATTAAAATGGTATTTGCATTTCAGACATTCATTTATATTTATATATGAGAACACTTGGTATCATATGATAAGAAGCGAATGCAGATATTTAGATAAAAAAACATATTTATGCAAAAATTATGAAAATAGAAATGAAATCTGCTCAAAACACAGCCCTCCTAAATGTGAAAGATATGAAGAATGGTATGATGTAATATTTGATGATCAATATGAATTAGAAAAATATGTATATGAAAATAAAATAATTAAGAAAAAATCTTCCGGTACAAAGAAAAAAGCAGCTAAAAAAACTAAAAAATAG
- a CDS encoding B12-binding domain-containing radical SAM protein, whose translation MKKKEIKKVCITYPPFEYNNGYPLISLNRQFQWLKNPSYSYPIIPSYAATLLKNNGINVVFLDTIASNMTTIDWFNSIDNISPDLVFFEVKTPIINYIWDTIETIKEKYNNTYVVLAGDHVTALPEESMNKSKTDFVLTGGDYDFLLLNLVNHINNGDKLKKGIYYRTSNGNIKNTGKFELEESLDRLPFIDRNLTNWKLYSKINRYFKKIPGTYIMSARGSIHNNYNSNSSNILFNNIRVRNPINVIDEIEYLNKRYGIKEILDTSVYFPTGEWLSLFCETMKERKLHKKLYIDCYIYLGILEYQDYKMMKKSGFKTVIFNLPSGNAQTIEKLGITDNNIENIIESIKLAKKAGLFVDIMVKIGYPWETSEDITNTFNIVKYLMLNGYINSMNASIFIPYPGTRLFKYCDENNLIKTKNWFDYDMRKSIMKLDMDDEQIFKYIECFYNLSFTPRYVFQKIKSIRDIYDIKYYIKSFKNILSYYLND comes from the coding sequence ATGAAAAAAAAAGAAATAAAAAAAGTTTGTATAACATATCCCCCATTTGAATATAATAATGGATATCCATTAATATCTTTAAATAGGCAATTTCAATGGTTAAAAAATCCGTCATATTCATATCCTATAATACCTTCTTATGCTGCCACATTATTAAAGAATAATGGAATTAATGTTGTGTTTTTAGATACAATAGCATCTAATATGACAACTATAGATTGGTTTAATAGTATAGATAACATCTCTCCTGATTTAGTATTTTTTGAGGTAAAAACCCCTATAATCAATTATATTTGGGATACTATAGAAACAATAAAAGAAAAATATAATAATACATATGTAGTTTTAGCAGGAGATCATGTTACAGCTTTGCCTGAAGAAAGTATGAATAAATCTAAAACTGATTTTGTATTAACAGGCGGAGATTATGACTTTCTTCTTTTGAATTTGGTTAATCATATAAATAACGGAGATAAACTGAAAAAAGGAATATACTACAGAACTTCTAATGGAAATATAAAAAATACAGGAAAATTTGAACTTGAAGAATCTTTAGACAGACTTCCATTTATAGATAGAAATCTCACAAATTGGAAATTATATTCAAAAATAAATAGATATTTTAAAAAAATACCCGGAACATATATAATGTCGGCAAGAGGATCTATACATAATAATTATAATAGTAATTCTTCAAATATTCTATTTAATAATATAAGAGTTAGAAATCCAATTAATGTGATAGATGAAATAGAATATTTGAATAAAAGATATGGAATAAAAGAAATATTAGATACAAGTGTTTATTTTCCTACAGGAGAATGGCTTTCATTATTCTGCGAAACTATGAAGGAAAGAAAACTACATAAAAAACTTTATATAGATTGTTATATTTATCTTGGAATACTAGAATATCAAGATTATAAGATGATGAAAAAATCCGGATTTAAAACAGTTATTTTTAATTTACCTTCAGGAAATGCTCAAACTATTGAAAAGCTAGGCATTACCGACAACAACATAGAAAATATTATAGAATCCATAAAATTAGCAAAGAAAGCAGGTTTATTTGTAGATATAATGGTAAAAATAGGTTATCCTTGGGAAACATCTGAAGATATAACAAATACATTTAATATTGTAAAATACTTAATGCTCAATGGATATATTAATTCCATGAACGCTTCTATTTTTATACCATATCCCGGAACAAGATTATTTAAATATTGCGATGAAAATAATTTGATTAAAACGAAAAATTGGTTTGATTATGATATGAGAAAAAGCATTATGAAACTAGATATGGATGATGAGCAAATATTTAAATACATTGAATGTTTTTATAATTTATCATTTACGCCAAGATATGTTTTTCAGAAAATAAAAAGTATAAGAGATATTTACGATATAAAATACTATATAAAATCGTTTAAAAACATACTTTCATACTACTTAAATGATTAA
- a CDS encoding peptidylprolyl isomerase — protein sequence MKKIIVFILSFIFLQSNFLFNDVVNSIVGIVGSMPITYEDFLSRKTFLTLQARSIGQKVTDDMVYKDLVEERIMYLKLKENNYVIEDNDVKRRLESIAKQYNMTSDQFAKQLMAEGISYEEYKNSIKKQIAMENLYGLVVNNTEISDKEADEFYNNSKDKSAFEADTLVKLSWIFFKAATFTEKGEKQELASKVRGMAARGQDFAELAKQYSEDEATRKNGGDLGYNLLYDAGKRSLPAQINAGLNLAKRGYKVGTVSSVRELVGKGFYIVKIMEIEKDMESIRTRVKNYLSEARMRESFIKWLDEETKRVSVQIYK from the coding sequence ATGAAAAAAATAATAGTTTTTATATTATCTTTTATTTTTCTGCAAAGTAATTTTTTGTTTAATGATGTTGTAAATAGTATAGTTGGTATAGTTGGTTCTATGCCGATTACTTATGAAGATTTTTTAAGCAGAAAAACATTTTTGACATTGCAGGCTAGATCTATTGGACAAAAAGTTACTGATGATATGGTTTATAAAGATTTAGTTGAAGAAAGGATAATGTATTTAAAACTTAAAGAAAATAATTATGTCATAGAAGATAATGATGTAAAAAGAAGATTAGAAAGTATTGCAAAACAATATAATATGACTTCAGATCAATTTGCTAAGCAGCTTATGGCTGAAGGAATATCTTATGAAGAATATAAGAATTCTATAAAAAAACAAATAGCTATGGAAAATTTATACGGACTTGTAGTTAATAACACAGAAATTAGTGATAAAGAAGCCGATGAATTCTATAATAATTCTAAAGATAAATCTGCATTTGAAGCTGATACTTTGGTAAAACTTTCTTGGATATTTTTCAAAGCCGCCACATTTACAGAAAAAGGAGAAAAGCAGGAATTAGCAAGTAAAGTAAGAGGAATGGCAGCAAGAGGACAAGATTTTGCCGAGTTAGCTAAACAATACAGTGAAGATGAAGCAACAAGAAAAAACGGAGGAGATTTGGGATATAATCTGCTTTATGATGCCGGTAAAAGATCTTTGCCTGCTCAAATAAATGCTGGTCTTAATTTGGCTAAAAGAGGATATAAAGTAGGTACTGTAAGCAGTGTTCGTGAATTAGTTGGAAAAGGCTTCTATATAGTAAAAATAATGGAAATAGAAAAAGATATGGAAAGCATAAGAACAAGAGTAAAGAATTATTTAAGCGAAGCTCGTATGAGAGAATCATTTATTAAATGGCTTGACGAAGAAACTAAAAGAGTATCTGTTCAAATTTATAAATAA
- the carA gene encoding glutamine-hydrolyzing carbamoyl-phosphate synthase small subunit codes for MKRYLILEDASHYEGIAFGSDNFKVGELVFNTSMTGYQEVLSDLSYCGQITVMTYPLIGNYGINRDDFESLNPAIFGFVVKEACKSPNNFRNAETIDEFLKLKNIPGIENIDTRAITKKIREAGTLKAVMSDTIDNKDDIVKMLKETPYMNDHVKRVSTKNAFPIPNRGKKVVLIDFGAKLGIIRELSERNCDLIVVPYNTDFKTIMSLNPDGIMLSNGPGNPKDVKESINTIKELIGKVPIFGICLGHQLISLACGADTMKLKFGHRGGNHPVKDLETGKVSITSQNHSYAVKAESLSNTDLVMTHISLNDGSCEGVKHKRYPVFSVQYHPESSPGPEDSKYLFDNFIEMINNNYGEKNA; via the coding sequence TTGAAACGTTACTTAATACTCGAAGATGCAAGCCATTATGAAGGCATAGCTTTTGGTTCTGATAATTTTAAAGTGGGAGAATTAGTATTTAATACATCTATGACAGGTTATCAGGAAGTATTATCCGATTTATCTTACTGCGGACAAATTACTGTTATGACTTATCCGCTTATAGGAAATTATGGAATAAACAGAGATGATTTTGAAAGTTTGAATCCGGCTATATTTGGATTTGTAGTTAAAGAGGCTTGTAAAAGTCCTAATAACTTCAGGAATGCTGAAACTATAGATGAGTTTTTGAAGCTTAAAAATATTCCGGGTATAGAAAATATAGATACTAGAGCAATAACAAAAAAAATAAGAGAAGCCGGCACTCTTAAAGCTGTAATGAGCGACACTATAGATAATAAAGATGATATAGTAAAAATGCTTAAAGAAACACCATATATGAATGATCATGTAAAAAGAGTTTCTACAAAAAATGCCTTTCCTATTCCTAATAGAGGTAAGAAAGTTGTATTAATAGATTTCGGAGCAAAACTCGGCATAATAAGAGAATTAAGCGAAAGAAATTGCGATTTGATAGTAGTTCCTTATAATACAGATTTCAAAACCATAATGAGTTTAAATCCTGACGGAATAATGCTTTCAAACGGACCGGGAAACCCTAAAGATGTTAAAGAGTCTATAAATACAATAAAAGAGCTTATAGGAAAAGTACCAATATTTGGTATATGCTTGGGGCATCAGCTTATAAGTTTGGCATGCGGTGCTGATACTATGAAATTAAAATTTGGTCATAGAGGCGGAAATCACCCTGTTAAAGATTTAGAAACCGGAAAAGTAAGCATAACAAGTCAGAATCATAGTTATGCAGTAAAAGCAGAAAGTTTATCCAATACGGATCTTGTTATGACGCATATATCTTTAAATGACGGAAGCTGTGAGGGAGTTAAGCATAAAAGATATCCTGTATTTTCTGTTCAGTATCACCCTGAATCTAGTCCGGGACCTGAAGACAGTAAATATTTATTTGATAATTTTATTGAAATGATAAACAACAATTATGGAGAAAAAAATGCCTAA